One part of the Sphingopyxis sp. PAMC25046 genome encodes these proteins:
- the leuS gene encoding leucine--tRNA ligase, producing MTRETRFGALAADARWQKAWEAANSFATTDSGDKPKAYILEMFPYPSGRIHMGHVRNYAMGDVLARFKRMTGHDVLHPMGWDAFGMPAENAAMEKGVHPGGWTRDNIASMRAQLKRLGLAIDWSRELATCEPDYYGQEQSLFLDLFAHGLVTRKESYVNWDPVDMTVLANEQVIDGRGWRSGALVEKKKLSQWFLKITDFADELLEGLGSLESWPDKVRLMQENWIGKSQGLEFSFKLAGGAPGFDVFTTRPDTLYGASFAAISPDHPLAERLAKDSPELAAFIEECRRRGTAAEQLDTAEKMGFDTGISVEHPLDPDWHLPVWVVNYVLMDYGTGAIFGCPAHDQRDLDFAHKYELPVYRVIADGDEVAQHFTGDEAYTGPGRLVNSHFLDGMTIDEAKAAVIARAEHAGWGKGTTVWRLRDWGVSRQRYWGTPIPFIHCAACGMVPVPKSQLPVVLPEDADFSVPGNPLDRHPTWKHVACPTCGGEAVRETDTLDTFVDSSWYFLRFASAPSDKPFDPDVIRRWLPVDQYIGGIEHAILHLLYARFWTRALNKLGMIDIKEPFSSLFTQGMVTHETYQAWKVASDGPFADDSDPTMKTEQAYWVAPEDVEQRPEGLFARGTNDPITIGRVTKMSKSKKNVVDPDAILDQYGADAARWFMLSDSPPERDLPWSEAGIEGAWRFVQRLWRLFGDTENTGEGGEDLGLARKLHQAIAGVAADIESLGFNKAVAKIHALANEIEKAKPSATRAEACRTLILLVAPMMPHLAEEAWAALPASQRTTPMIADAAWPAADPALLVDDEVTIAIQMAGKLRDTMTIAKGLDKDATEAAALARPRIVELLAGAEPKKVIVVPDRLVNIVP from the coding sequence ATGACCCGCGAAACGCGCTTTGGCGCCCTCGCCGCCGATGCCCGCTGGCAAAAGGCGTGGGAGGCGGCGAACAGCTTTGCCACGACCGACAGCGGCGACAAGCCGAAGGCTTACATCCTCGAGATGTTCCCCTATCCGTCGGGGCGCATCCACATGGGGCATGTCCGCAACTATGCGATGGGCGACGTGCTCGCGCGCTTCAAACGGATGACCGGGCACGATGTGCTCCACCCGATGGGCTGGGACGCGTTCGGCATGCCCGCCGAAAATGCCGCGATGGAAAAGGGCGTGCATCCGGGGGGATGGACGCGCGACAATATCGCGTCGATGCGCGCGCAGCTGAAGCGCCTCGGCCTCGCGATCGACTGGAGTCGCGAACTCGCGACGTGCGAACCCGATTATTACGGGCAGGAGCAGTCGCTGTTCCTCGACCTGTTCGCGCACGGCCTCGTCACGCGCAAGGAAAGCTACGTCAACTGGGACCCCGTCGACATGACTGTGCTCGCGAACGAGCAGGTGATCGACGGCCGCGGCTGGCGCTCGGGCGCGCTCGTCGAGAAGAAGAAATTGTCGCAGTGGTTCCTCAAGATCACCGACTTCGCCGACGAACTGCTCGAAGGGCTCGGCAGCCTCGAAAGCTGGCCCGACAAGGTGCGGCTGATGCAGGAAAACTGGATCGGCAAGTCGCAGGGGCTGGAGTTTTCGTTCAAGCTCGCCGGCGGCGCGCCGGGATTCGACGTCTTCACGACGCGTCCCGACACGCTCTATGGCGCTAGCTTCGCTGCGATTTCGCCCGACCATCCGCTGGCCGAACGCCTCGCAAAGGACTCGCCCGAGCTTGCTGCCTTCATCGAGGAATGCCGCCGTCGGGGCACCGCCGCCGAACAGCTCGATACCGCCGAGAAGATGGGCTTCGACACCGGCATTTCGGTCGAGCATCCGCTCGACCCCGATTGGCATCTGCCGGTCTGGGTCGTGAACTATGTGCTGATGGATTATGGCACGGGCGCTATCTTCGGCTGTCCGGCGCACGACCAGCGCGACCTCGACTTCGCGCATAAATATGAGCTTCCCGTCTATCGCGTGATCGCGGACGGCGACGAGGTCGCGCAGCATTTCACCGGTGACGAGGCCTACACCGGACCCGGCCGCCTCGTGAACAGCCACTTCCTTGACGGGATGACGATCGACGAGGCCAAGGCGGCCGTTATCGCCCGCGCCGAGCATGCGGGCTGGGGCAAGGGCACGACGGTTTGGCGCCTGCGCGACTGGGGTGTCTCGCGCCAGCGCTATTGGGGCACTCCGATCCCCTTCATCCATTGCGCCGCGTGCGGCATGGTGCCGGTGCCGAAGAGCCAGCTCCCGGTCGTGCTCCCCGAGGACGCCGATTTCTCGGTCCCCGGCAATCCGCTCGATCGCCATCCGACCTGGAAGCATGTCGCGTGCCCGACCTGTGGCGGCGAAGCGGTGCGCGAGACAGACACGCTCGACACTTTCGTCGATTCGAGCTGGTATTTCCTGCGCTTCGCGTCAGCGCCGTCGGACAAGCCGTTCGATCCCGACGTCATCCGCCGCTGGCTGCCCGTCGACCAGTATATCGGCGGCATCGAGCATGCGATCCTCCACCTGCTCTATGCGCGCTTCTGGACGCGTGCGCTGAACAAGCTGGGGATGATCGACATCAAGGAACCGTTCTCCAGCCTGTTCACGCAGGGCATGGTGACGCACGAGACCTATCAGGCTTGGAAAGTGGCTAGCGATGGGCCGTTCGCTGACGACAGCGATCCGACAATGAAAACGGAACAAGCCTATTGGGTTGCGCCGGAAGATGTTGAACAGCGACCGGAAGGCTTGTTTGCGCGCGGTACGAATGACCCGATAACCATCGGCCGCGTGACCAAGATGTCGAAGTCGAAGAAGAATGTCGTCGATCCCGATGCCATCCTCGACCAATATGGCGCCGACGCGGCGCGCTGGTTCATGCTGTCCGACAGCCCGCCCGAGCGCGACCTGCCTTGGAGCGAGGCGGGTATCGAAGGCGCGTGGCGCTTCGTCCAGCGCCTGTGGCGCCTGTTCGGCGACACCGAAAATACCGGCGAAGGCGGCGAGGACTTGGGCCTCGCCCGCAAACTGCATCAGGCGATCGCCGGCGTCGCCGCCGATATCGAATCGCTTGGTTTCAACAAGGCGGTGGCGAAGATCCACGCGCTCGCGAACGAGATCGAAAAGGCAAAGCCCTCGGCGACGCGCGCCGAGGCGTGCCGCACGCTCATCTTGCTCGTCGCACCGATGATGCCGCACCTCGCCGAAGAGGCGTGGGCGGCGCTGCCGGCAAGCCAGCGCACCACGCCGATGATCGCCGACGCCGCGTGGCCCGCCGCCGATCCGGCACTGCTCGTCGATGACGAGGTGACAATCGCGATCCAGATGGCGGGTAAGCTCCGCGATACGATGACGATCGCCAAGGGCCTCGACAAGGACGCCACCGAAGCGGCGGCGCTTGCGCGTCCGCGCATCGTCGAGCTGCTCGCGGGAGCCGAACCTAAGAAGGTGATTGTGGTGCCCGACCGTTTGGTGAATATCGTACCCTGA